The proteins below come from a single Demetria terragena DSM 11295 genomic window:
- a CDS encoding xanthine dehydrogenase family protein molybdopterin-binding subunit, whose amino-acid sequence MTQTTAPTESRETTDQNVSDVAVLGAPRSRRDGPAKAHGEAPYANDYPHDNLSYGAIVHAVGAHGRIRSIDTSEALALTGVLTVVTHLNAPRLASVSGLRKPNMGDLLARGTKVDYLNTDEVHYDGQAIAVVVAETAEIAAEAAELVTVDLEPLSARIDLATERHAAKKMPAMPYPRTGGKKGDAKAALAQAPVSVDLQFSTPEQNHNAMELHGCTARWDGDHLTLWDGTQGLEFARKFLAARFRIGVGQVRIVSPFVGGGFGGKGGIWAHQVIAAMAAREVDRPVRLALSREGVYRTVGGRPQTLQRVALGATQDGQITSIIHEVDLRNSTVGGMGEQVVSASADLYASENILLEQRITPLNRLPQTFMRAPGESVGTFALESAVDELAESLQLDPVELRLRNQPEHHPLTGNRYSHHTVGESLRLGAELFGWSDRGPAGSMRDGNHLVGYGVASAVHPAMTFKASLTLRLHPNGRLLVRCGFHDMGMGTATATAQMAAHLLGIDPDEVDIEYGTTDVPYGPMAGGSMQSASIAQSLIVGIEDLQRQLEALGLGSHGAGSMADAIQSSGAEHLEAVVGGNSGLGAVRSNLQLGKGAFDAMRRWSKAASGAQFCEVRIDADTGETRVTRWLGVFDIGRVINHKLASSQLRGGIIMGLGLALMEQTLYDPRTGRIVNPSLTEYHIPVHADVPAIDIHMHDDPDPTMPLGVVGAGEVGITGVGAAVANAVYHATGQRVRDLPITLDRVLPGLP is encoded by the coding sequence ATGACCCAGACCACCGCGCCCACTGAATCGCGCGAAACGACAGACCAGAACGTCTCCGACGTCGCCGTGCTTGGTGCACCGCGCAGCCGTCGAGACGGACCAGCCAAGGCCCACGGCGAAGCGCCCTATGCCAACGACTACCCGCACGACAACCTGAGCTATGGCGCCATCGTCCACGCGGTCGGCGCCCATGGCCGAATTCGGTCGATCGACACCTCTGAGGCGCTGGCATTAACGGGCGTGCTCACCGTCGTGACCCACCTCAACGCCCCGCGCCTTGCGTCCGTGAGTGGCCTCCGCAAGCCCAACATGGGCGACCTTCTGGCTCGTGGCACCAAAGTCGACTACCTCAACACCGACGAGGTGCACTATGACGGCCAAGCGATAGCCGTCGTTGTGGCAGAGACAGCCGAGATCGCCGCAGAGGCAGCAGAACTCGTGACCGTCGACCTCGAGCCCCTGAGCGCCAGGATCGACCTCGCGACCGAACGGCACGCCGCCAAGAAGATGCCTGCCATGCCCTACCCGCGCACCGGTGGAAAGAAGGGTGACGCGAAGGCTGCACTGGCTCAGGCACCCGTCTCGGTGGACCTGCAGTTCAGTACGCCAGAGCAAAACCACAATGCGATGGAACTGCACGGGTGCACCGCGCGCTGGGATGGCGACCACCTCACCCTGTGGGATGGCACCCAGGGTCTGGAGTTTGCCCGCAAGTTCTTAGCGGCGCGCTTCCGCATCGGCGTCGGACAGGTACGCATCGTGTCCCCCTTTGTCGGTGGTGGATTCGGCGGTAAAGGTGGCATTTGGGCCCATCAGGTGATCGCCGCGATGGCGGCGCGCGAGGTGGACCGCCCAGTCCGTCTGGCGTTGAGCCGGGAAGGTGTCTATCGAACCGTCGGCGGTCGCCCGCAGACCTTGCAGCGCGTCGCTCTGGGCGCCACTCAGGACGGTCAGATCACCTCGATCATTCACGAAGTCGACCTGCGCAATAGCACTGTCGGCGGGATGGGTGAACAAGTGGTCAGCGCCTCTGCCGACCTCTACGCGAGCGAGAACATCTTGCTCGAGCAGCGCATCACTCCACTCAATCGCCTTCCCCAGACCTTCATGCGCGCCCCAGGTGAGTCGGTTGGGACGTTCGCCCTTGAATCCGCGGTCGACGAGCTCGCCGAGTCTCTGCAACTCGACCCCGTGGAGCTACGGCTACGCAACCAGCCCGAGCATCACCCGCTGACGGGCAACAGATATAGCCATCACACCGTGGGTGAGTCGCTTCGGCTCGGCGCCGAACTCTTTGGCTGGTCCGACCGGGGCCCCGCTGGCTCGATGCGTGATGGCAACCACCTGGTGGGCTACGGCGTGGCGTCCGCGGTGCACCCAGCGATGACCTTCAAGGCCAGCCTCACCCTTCGGCTGCACCCCAACGGCCGGTTGTTGGTCCGGTGCGGATTCCACGACATGGGCATGGGCACCGCTACCGCGACGGCTCAGATGGCGGCGCACCTGCTGGGCATCGACCCGGACGAGGTCGACATCGAGTACGGCACGACCGATGTGCCGTACGGCCCCATGGCGGGCGGTTCGATGCAGTCCGCAAGCATCGCGCAAAGCCTGATCGTGGGCATTGAGGATCTGCAACGCCAGCTCGAGGCGCTTGGGCTCGGCTCCCACGGCGCAGGATCCATGGCCGACGCCATCCAGAGTTCTGGCGCAGAACACCTCGAAGCCGTGGTGGGCGGAAACTCTGGCCTGGGGGCGGTGCGCAGCAACCTTCAGCTCGGCAAGGGCGCCTTCGACGCGATGCGACGGTGGTCCAAGGCGGCCTCGGGCGCCCAGTTCTGCGAGGTTCGGATCGATGCCGATACCGGCGAGACGCGGGTGACGCGCTGGCTGGGGGTCTTCGACATCGGCCGGGTCATCAACCACAAGTTGGCGAGCAGCCAGTTGCGAGGCGGCATCATCATGGGACTGGGCCTGGCCCTGATGGAGCAGACCTTGTATGACCCGCGCACCGGGCGCATCGTCAATCCGAGCCTCACCGAATACCACATTCCGGTGCACGCGGACGTGCCTGCGATCGACATCCACATGCACGACGATCCCGATCCTACGATGCCGCTTGGCGTGGTCGGCGCGGGCGAAGTCGGCATCACGGGCGTCGGCGCGGCGGTGGCCAATGCGGTCTATCACGCGACCGGCCAGCGGGTCCGCGACCTACCCATCACCCTGGATCGCGTCCTCCCCGGCCTGCCCTAA
- a CDS encoding FAD binding domain-containing protein yields MKPFDYQRPSSVEDAVQLLADTPGSRPLGGGTNLVDLMRVNIEQPEQLIDVTALGLTNITHLDDRVRVEAGVRNSDLANDALLRERLPLVSAALVSGASAQLRNMATVGGNLMQRSRCSYFYDPHAACNKRQLGSGCDARAGFHRLGAVLGTSDACLSAHPSDLCVALAAADATVQVRSRDGEREIALTDFHRLPGDRPDIETALEPGELITSIEIPYLPSGFRSSYRKVRDRASYAFALVSVAAALRVEDGVVTDVRLALGGVGTKPWRATAAEEYLRGRPATATEFTAAADAELAAAQPTPDLEFKVALARRTVTATLRDLVEVSA; encoded by the coding sequence ATGAAGCCCTTTGACTACCAACGCCCTTCGAGTGTCGAAGACGCTGTCCAACTGCTCGCCGACACACCGGGCAGTCGCCCGCTGGGCGGCGGCACCAACCTGGTCGACCTCATGCGGGTAAATATCGAGCAGCCCGAGCAGCTCATCGATGTCACGGCGTTGGGGCTCACCAACATCACCCACCTCGACGACCGAGTACGCGTCGAGGCTGGCGTACGCAACTCCGACCTGGCCAACGACGCCCTGCTCCGCGAGCGCCTCCCCCTGGTATCGGCTGCCTTGGTGAGTGGCGCGTCGGCGCAGTTGCGCAATATGGCGACGGTGGGTGGCAACCTGATGCAGCGCAGCCGTTGCTCCTATTTCTACGACCCTCACGCCGCCTGTAACAAGCGTCAGCTCGGCAGTGGCTGTGACGCACGTGCGGGCTTCCATCGGTTGGGTGCCGTGCTCGGCACCAGCGATGCTTGCCTGTCTGCGCATCCTTCTGACCTATGCGTCGCACTGGCCGCGGCGGACGCGACCGTGCAGGTTCGCTCCCGCGACGGCGAGCGCGAGATTGCGTTGACCGACTTCCATCGCCTCCCCGGTGATCGTCCCGACATCGAGACAGCTCTCGAGCCCGGTGAGTTGATCACCAGCATCGAGATTCCCTATCTGCCAAGCGGATTCCGCTCGTCCTATCGCAAAGTACGCGACCGCGCCTCGTACGCCTTCGCCCTCGTCTCGGTCGCTGCTGCACTGCGCGTCGAGGACGGGGTCGTGACTGATGTGCGCCTCGCGTTGGGTGGCGTCGGCACCAAGCCGTGGCGTGCGACGGCAGCAGAGGAATACCTGCGTGGCCGCCCGGCGACCGCGACGGAGTTCACGGCAGCCGCCGACGCCGAACTCGCCGCCGCCCAGCCGACGCCCGACCTGGAATTCAAAGTCGCACTAGCCCGGCGTACGGTCACCGCGACCTTGCGCGACCTCGTGGAGGTGTCCGCATGA
- a CDS encoding (2Fe-2S)-binding protein, whose product MAASITLLVNGQAHSVQIDPRTSLLDALRERLDLTGTKKGCDQGGCGACTVLLDDRRVLSCLTLAVQADGRPVTTIEGVAHPLQDAIVEADGLQCGYCTPGQVCSALGMLAEHRAGAPSHVTADVASHPPLDRQEIRERMSGNLCRCGAHNGIVEAIEAVASDAKSEAAAS is encoded by the coding sequence ATGGCTGCCTCCATCACTCTCCTGGTCAATGGCCAGGCCCATTCCGTGCAGATTGACCCCCGAACCAGTTTGCTCGACGCGCTCCGTGAGCGACTCGATCTCACCGGCACCAAGAAGGGCTGCGATCAGGGCGGATGCGGTGCGTGCACAGTGCTGCTGGACGACCGTCGCGTCCTCTCTTGCCTGACACTTGCCGTCCAGGCGGACGGTCGACCGGTCACCACCATTGAGGGTGTCGCGCATCCGCTGCAGGATGCGATCGTCGAAGCCGACGGGCTCCAATGCGGCTACTGCACTCCCGGTCAGGTGTGTTCTGCGCTGGGTATGCTCGCCGAGCACCGCGCGGGCGCCCCCAGCCATGTCACCGCCGATGTCGCCAGTCATCCCCCGTTGGATCGACAAGAGATCCGCGAGCGAATGAGCGGCAACCTCTGTCGGTGTGGCGCCCACAACGGCATCGTCGAGGCCATCGAAGCTGTCGCTAGCGATGCAAAGTCAGAGGCGGCGGCATCATGA
- a CDS encoding DHA2 family efflux MFS transporter permease subunit, which translates to MSTPTAPEYPDKIDGAVLKIAGVVVLGAIMSILDITVVNVALPVFQTEFATSPDEPVAYSTVAWTVTAYTLALATVIPLTGWAADRFGTKRLYLLAVALFTAGSALCAAAGSIEMLIFFRIIQGLGGGMLMPLGMTIMTKAAGPDRMGRLMAILGIPMLLGPILGPILGGWLIENQSWHWIFLINVPIGIGAIAYAFWALPNDSAAPSESLDLVGIALMSPGLALFLYGVSTIPEAGTILDAEVLLTMLAGVALIAAFVRHSFRPEHPLLDLRLFKNRNLTASTLTMFLFAAAFFGGLLLVPTYFQQVRGESTLDAGLLVAPQGLGAMLTMPIAGALADKFPVGRIVPFGLVTIIAGMFAMTQIDADTSYTYLIAVLFVLGLGMGGTMMPIMTSALKTLKHHEVARGSTLLNIVQQIASSVGVAIMAVVLTNNLKDSALAGPATATWKDPALVDKLGGEAVVQQGLSQAADAFAGAFMVAAILVTLTLIPAYFLPRKKDESKLVDQGEAAPPVVMH; encoded by the coding sequence ATGTCTACCCCCACTGCTCCGGAGTATCCGGACAAGATTGACGGGGCGGTCCTCAAGATCGCTGGCGTCGTCGTCCTCGGCGCGATCATGTCGATTCTCGACATCACCGTCGTCAACGTCGCCCTTCCGGTCTTCCAGACCGAGTTCGCGACGAGCCCAGACGAGCCCGTGGCGTACTCGACTGTCGCCTGGACGGTCACGGCGTACACGCTGGCGCTCGCCACGGTCATTCCGCTGACCGGCTGGGCCGCCGACCGATTCGGCACCAAGCGGCTTTACCTGCTTGCGGTCGCGTTGTTCACCGCAGGTTCCGCGCTGTGCGCGGCCGCGGGCTCAATCGAGATGCTGATCTTCTTCCGCATCATTCAGGGTCTCGGCGGCGGAATGCTCATGCCGCTCGGCATGACGATCATGACCAAGGCAGCCGGCCCCGACCGCATGGGTCGACTGATGGCCATCCTCGGTATCCCGATGCTGCTCGGCCCCATCCTGGGCCCGATCCTGGGCGGTTGGCTCATCGAAAACCAGAGCTGGCACTGGATCTTCTTGATCAACGTTCCGATCGGTATCGGCGCGATCGCGTACGCCTTCTGGGCGCTGCCGAACGACTCGGCCGCACCATCGGAGTCGCTCGACCTCGTCGGAATTGCGTTGATGTCACCAGGGCTGGCGCTCTTCCTCTATGGCGTGTCCACGATCCCGGAGGCGGGCACCATTCTGGACGCCGAGGTGCTCTTGACGATGCTCGCTGGTGTCGCCTTGATTGCCGCTTTCGTGCGGCACTCCTTCCGTCCCGAGCACCCGTTGCTGGACCTGCGACTGTTCAAGAACCGCAACCTGACCGCGTCGACCCTGACGATGTTCTTGTTCGCGGCCGCCTTCTTCGGTGGACTGCTTCTCGTGCCGACCTACTTCCAACAGGTACGCGGCGAGTCGACGTTGGATGCCGGCCTGCTGGTGGCCCCGCAGGGTCTTGGTGCCATGTTGACCATGCCCATCGCTGGCGCATTGGCCGACAAGTTCCCGGTCGGACGGATCGTCCCGTTCGGCTTGGTCACCATCATCGCGGGCATGTTTGCGATGACCCAGATCGATGCCGACACCTCCTACACCTACCTCATCGCGGTGTTGTTCGTCCTCGGTCTGGGCATGGGCGGCACGATGATGCCGATCATGACTTCGGCGCTGAAGACACTGAAGCACCATGAGGTGGCACGGGGTTCGACCCTGCTCAACATCGTCCAGCAGATCGCCAGCTCGGTCGGGGTCGCGATCATGGCCGTTGTGTTGACCAACAACCTCAAGGACTCCGCGCTTGCCGGCCCGGCGACCGCAACGTGGAAGGACCCAGCGTTGGTCGACAAATTGGGTGGCGAGGCCGTCGTCCAGCAGGGGCTTTCGCAAGCGGCTGACGCCTTCGCGGGAGCCTTCATGGTCGCGGCGATCCTGGTGACACTCACGCTGATCCCGGCGTACTTCCTTCCGCGCAAGAAGGACGAGTCCAAGCTGGTGGACCAGGGCGAAGCGGCACCACCGGTCGTGATGCACTGA
- a CDS encoding alpha/beta fold hydrolase translates to MGKLAGSLAKQKLAWTPCVKELQNEAKEVMCATVKVPKDWHNVDVKDTWDVEISHLKNRDPSHSRYQGTIFMNPGGPGGSGLHYPGKVDEAMPDLMPYYNILGFEPRGIKGLGSSDAGCTYSYAEGASEWEQMEAFGKTCSQNKDIKTLNTEQVAYDMDFIRHLLKLPKVDYIGYSYGTWLGAWYSKVFGAKYGGRFVLDSALDVNQPWLGHAWVWNQVIARERQQTMHFDLWEKRKPKDPGEPKGSARAGSDKQARATLTKAGAGSFDFASRAAVSKELVGRKPAGPADVRSMLTTEEIGSAKGLHRSVLKDQLRMLDKLSALDKAPQKKAPRRTSGSAKMVEVTDSSYVYQIACNDGQWRQGKDWYEQGFAKPTKAQQEEAGNSAVAPCAYWRTDTVMPDIPDPKTYPETIVVQSELDGATAWELGRASGLTLPNTSFIAVDNESAHGIFPYGTEEVDGPILDFFLTGKRPPNVTITQAKPFPKEEVTYEYWTPLFKGAKHHGSPNTDPWRVAGGGVATPRPVEVTGADLTAAPQAATSFTRWVAQTYGPQGMDVLAKEAKK, encoded by the coding sequence GTGGGCAAGCTGGCAGGCTCGCTGGCGAAGCAGAAACTGGCGTGGACGCCGTGTGTCAAAGAACTTCAGAATGAGGCTAAGGAGGTGATGTGTGCGACGGTGAAAGTGCCAAAGGACTGGCACAACGTAGACGTGAAAGACACCTGGGATGTCGAGATTAGCCATCTGAAAAACCGGGACCCGAGCCATTCGCGTTATCAGGGAACCATCTTCATGAATCCCGGCGGCCCGGGAGGTAGTGGCCTGCATTATCCGGGGAAGGTGGACGAGGCGATGCCGGACCTCATGCCGTACTACAACATTCTTGGTTTTGAGCCTCGCGGCATTAAGGGTCTTGGGAGCAGCGATGCCGGATGTACTTATTCTTACGCCGAAGGCGCTTCTGAGTGGGAGCAGATGGAGGCGTTCGGGAAGACGTGTAGTCAGAATAAAGATATTAAAACTTTGAACACGGAGCAGGTGGCCTATGACATGGACTTCATTCGGCACCTGTTGAAACTGCCCAAGGTGGACTACATCGGATATTCGTATGGCACCTGGCTGGGCGCGTGGTATTCGAAGGTGTTCGGCGCCAAGTACGGTGGTCGTTTTGTGCTGGATTCGGCCCTGGACGTGAACCAGCCCTGGCTGGGCCACGCCTGGGTGTGGAACCAGGTCATCGCTCGAGAGCGTCAGCAGACGATGCACTTCGATCTGTGGGAAAAGCGTAAACCGAAGGATCCTGGAGAGCCGAAGGGCAGCGCTCGGGCCGGGTCGGACAAACAGGCCAGGGCCACATTGACCAAAGCAGGAGCGGGGTCGTTCGACTTTGCCTCGCGTGCGGCGGTGTCAAAGGAGTTGGTGGGCCGAAAGCCCGCGGGGCCTGCGGACGTGCGGTCGATGCTGACCACTGAGGAGATCGGCTCGGCCAAAGGTTTGCACAGGTCGGTGCTGAAGGACCAGTTGCGGATGCTGGACAAGCTCAGCGCCTTGGACAAGGCACCGCAGAAGAAGGCGCCGCGCCGGACTAGTGGCTCGGCGAAAATGGTGGAGGTCACGGACAGCAGTTACGTCTACCAGATCGCCTGTAACGATGGGCAGTGGCGGCAGGGCAAGGATTGGTACGAGCAGGGTTTTGCCAAACCCACCAAGGCCCAGCAAGAGGAGGCCGGCAATTCGGCTGTCGCACCGTGCGCCTACTGGCGGACGGACACCGTGATGCCGGATATCCCGGACCCGAAAACCTACCCAGAAACCATCGTGGTGCAGTCCGAACTCGATGGGGCAACGGCATGGGAACTTGGGCGTGCCAGTGGGCTGACGTTGCCCAACACGAGTTTCATCGCGGTTGACAACGAGAGTGCGCACGGGATCTTCCCTTACGGCACAGAAGAGGTCGACGGCCCGATCCTCGACTTCTTCCTGACCGGCAAGCGCCCGCCGAATGTCACCATCACGCAGGCCAAGCCTTTCCCGAAAGAGGAAGTCACCTACGAGTACTGGACTCCGCTATTCAAGGGCGCTAAGCACCACGGCTCACCGAACACCGACCCATGGCGAGTGGCCGGTGGCGGGGTCGCGACCCCTCGTCCAGTCGAGGTCACCGGAGCTGACCTCACCGCTGCTCCGCAGGCGGCGACTTCCTTCACTCGCTGGGTTGCCCAGACCTACGGACCGCAGGGCATGGACGTGCTAGCGAAAGAGGCGAAGAAGTAA
- a CDS encoding SRPBCC family protein, which produces MTPTTDRISTARIEADENLPIIHITRDFHASGEQLIRAHTDPEIFTQWVGPKSIDTEVVEWDARTGGSYRYLSRRGEEAWAFRGCFHTIRPDRLVQTFTWEEMPDGVSLDTMTFEDLGDGWTRMHSVSLLESPEARDGMLASGMESGINDGYAKLDELITGGTL; this is translated from the coding sequence ATGACCCCCACCACCGACCGGATCAGCACGGCGCGCATCGAGGCCGACGAGAATCTCCCGATCATTCACATCACTCGGGACTTCCACGCCAGTGGCGAACAACTGATCCGCGCTCACACCGACCCAGAGATCTTCACTCAGTGGGTCGGTCCGAAGAGCATCGATACGGAGGTCGTCGAGTGGGACGCCCGCACCGGCGGGTCCTACCGCTACCTCAGCCGCCGGGGCGAGGAGGCGTGGGCTTTTCGCGGCTGCTTCCACACCATTCGTCCCGACCGCCTCGTCCAGACCTTCACCTGGGAGGAAATGCCCGATGGCGTCTCGCTGGACACCATGACCTTCGAAGACCTCGGGGACGGCTGGACCCGCATGCACTCCGTCTCGCTCCTGGAGTCACCCGAAGCACGCGACGGGATGCTCGCCTCCGGCATGGAGTCCGGTATCAATGATGGCTATGCCAAGCTCGACGAACTCATCACCGGTGGAACCCTCTAG
- a CDS encoding ArsR/SmtB family transcription factor, which translates to MVDPLSQVFAALADPTRRDMVARLARADATVNELAEPYDVSVQAVSKHLKVLEGAGLVSRTKEAQRRPVHLEAQVFDLMTKWIEKYQREAEERYQRLDDVLDQMNGTNQDHTNQGKGQAS; encoded by the coding sequence ATGGTTGATCCGCTCTCGCAAGTGTTTGCCGCACTCGCCGACCCCACGCGCCGCGACATGGTGGCGCGCCTGGCTCGCGCCGACGCGACCGTCAATGAGCTCGCCGAGCCCTACGACGTGAGCGTCCAAGCGGTGTCCAAGCACCTCAAGGTGCTGGAGGGCGCCGGCCTGGTCTCCCGCACCAAGGAGGCGCAACGTCGCCCCGTCCACCTCGAGGCGCAGGTCTTCGACCTCATGACCAAGTGGATCGAGAAATATCAACGGGAAGCCGAGGAGCGCTACCAGCGCCTTGATGACGTGCTCGACCAGATGAACGGCACGAACCAGGACCACACCAACCAGGGCAAAGGACAGGCATCATGA
- a CDS encoding alanine/glycine:cation symporter family protein, whose translation MEDVLNKISEIVFFAVTVNGTDVPLVVFWLICAGVIFTAYTGFINIRGFKQGIDLVRGKYSDPNDAGEVSHFQALATAVSGTVGLGNISGVAVAITLGGPGAMFWMIMAGFLGMTTKFVECMLGVMYRRQHADGSVSGGPMYYLRDGVAQVTKMPVLGKVLAAAFAIFCVGGALGGGNMVQSNQATVQLIKATGGKQDSPLAGQELWIGIAFAILVGVVIIGGIKSIAKVTEKIVPFMAVLYITACLIVILGNIGSIPDAIGKVFDGAFTGAGAAGGVIGALMVGFQRAAFSNEAGVGSASIAHSAVKTNEPATEGFVAILEPFIDTIVICSMTALTIIITGVYTQEDASDGVALTSDAFESVIPWFPSVLAIAVTLFAFSTMISWSYYGMKGIGYLFGDNVIAENAFKVVFCIFTVIGSVLTLKAVLDFGDAMVFAMAVPNVIGLYILARVMKKEYTGYLGRIKSGEIQPVK comes from the coding sequence ATGGAAGACGTTCTGAACAAAATTTCCGAGATCGTGTTCTTCGCGGTGACCGTCAACGGCACCGATGTGCCCTTGGTCGTCTTCTGGCTGATCTGCGCGGGCGTGATCTTCACTGCTTACACCGGCTTCATCAACATCCGAGGCTTCAAGCAGGGCATCGACTTGGTCCGCGGGAAGTACTCCGACCCCAACGACGCAGGCGAGGTCTCCCACTTCCAGGCGCTCGCCACCGCCGTGTCCGGAACCGTCGGTCTCGGCAACATCTCCGGTGTCGCGGTCGCGATCACGCTGGGTGGCCCGGGGGCGATGTTCTGGATGATCATGGCCGGCTTCCTCGGCATGACCACCAAGTTCGTGGAGTGCATGCTCGGCGTGATGTACCGGCGCCAACACGCCGACGGCTCGGTATCTGGTGGACCCATGTACTACCTGCGTGACGGCGTTGCCCAGGTCACCAAGATGCCGGTGCTCGGCAAGGTCCTGGCTGCCGCGTTCGCAATCTTCTGCGTCGGTGGCGCACTTGGCGGCGGCAACATGGTGCAGTCCAACCAGGCCACCGTTCAGCTCATCAAAGCCACCGGCGGCAAGCAAGACAGCCCGTTGGCTGGCCAGGAGCTGTGGATCGGCATCGCGTTCGCGATACTCGTTGGAGTCGTCATTATCGGTGGCATCAAGAGCATCGCGAAGGTAACCGAGAAGATCGTGCCGTTCATGGCCGTTCTCTACATCACGGCGTGCCTCATCGTGATCCTCGGCAACATCGGATCCATCCCGGATGCCATCGGGAAGGTTTTCGATGGCGCCTTCACCGGGGCCGGAGCCGCAGGCGGCGTCATCGGCGCGTTGATGGTCGGGTTCCAGCGGGCGGCCTTCTCCAATGAAGCCGGCGTCGGGTCAGCCTCGATCGCCCACTCTGCGGTGAAGACGAATGAGCCGGCGACGGAGGGCTTCGTGGCGATCCTCGAGCCATTCATCGACACGATCGTGATCTGCTCGATGACCGCGCTGACGATCATCATCACCGGTGTCTACACCCAGGAGGACGCCAGCGATGGTGTCGCCCTGACCTCGGACGCCTTTGAGTCGGTCATTCCCTGGTTCCCGTCGGTGCTGGCCATCGCGGTGACGCTCTTCGCTTTCTCGACGATGATTTCCTGGTCGTACTACGGCATGAAAGGCATCGGCTATCTCTTTGGCGACAACGTGATCGCGGAGAACGCCTTCAAGGTCGTGTTCTGCATCTTCACGGTCATCGGCTCGGTGCTGACCCTCAAGGCAGTGCTGGACTTCGGCGACGCGATGGTCTTCGCCATGGCCGTCCCGAATGTCATCGGCCTCTACATCCTGGCCCGCGTGATGAAGAAGGAATACACCGGCTACCTCGGTCGCATCAAGAGCGGCGAGATCCAGCCAGTGAAGTAG
- a CDS encoding universal stress protein, with protein sequence MAVVLVGVDGSAASRHAVEYACFRAHKLDFELLIAHVIPWSPYSFSTPGENEFRSTQRSKELKAATEQVVEPMVSLAREEGVTAEGFVKHGDPIDLLIDLIREREATGLVVGRTGDSRVRQALFGSIPSHLVQVAPVPVTVVP encoded by the coding sequence ATGGCCGTCGTTCTAGTTGGCGTCGATGGGAGTGCGGCGAGTCGACATGCTGTCGAGTACGCCTGCTTCCGCGCGCACAAACTCGACTTCGAGTTGCTCATCGCCCACGTCATCCCGTGGTCGCCCTACTCGTTCAGTACCCCTGGAGAAAACGAGTTCCGATCCACCCAACGCTCCAAGGAACTTAAGGCTGCGACCGAGCAGGTGGTTGAACCCATGGTGAGCCTGGCTCGCGAGGAGGGCGTGACCGCTGAGGGATTCGTCAAGCATGGCGACCCGATCGACCTGCTCATTGACCTCATTCGCGAGCGCGAAGCCACTGGCCTCGTCGTCGGGCGCACCGGTGACAGCCGCGTTCGTCAGGCTCTCTTTGGCAGCATCCCGAGCCATCTGGTCCAGGTCGCTCCCGTCCCAGTAACGGTGGTTCCGTAA
- a CDS encoding MbtH family protein — protein MNPFDDDSGRFWALVNQEQQYSLWPTFQTVPGGWAIAFGGAEGASRQEVLEWIEQTWTDLRPQSLRDHIAQHRAENAGVITG, from the coding sequence ATGAACCCGTTCGATGATGACAGCGGTCGATTCTGGGCCCTGGTGAACCAGGAGCAGCAGTACTCGTTGTGGCCCACCTTTCAGACAGTCCCGGGCGGTTGGGCCATCGCCTTCGGGGGCGCTGAAGGCGCAAGCCGCCAAGAGGTCCTCGAGTGGATCGAGCAGACCTGGACTGATCTGCGCCCACAGTCCTTGCGCGATCACATTGCTCAGCACCGCGCTGAGAACGCTGGCGTCATCACCGGTTGA